A stretch of Crossiella cryophila DNA encodes these proteins:
- a CDS encoding geranyl diphosphate 2-C-methyltransferase, producing MTTVQPRNTEYGKPVLRSDYQRSVAAYWNAEEDPVNLRLGDVDGLYHHHYGLGDYDPAVLETPAAQRDQAIIDEMHRLETAQAEVLLDHLGDVRPGDRLLDAGCGRGGSSIMANLRFGCEVDGVSISQKQVDFANEQARKRGVADRVRYHFKNMLDTGFETASRKAIWNNESTMYVDLHQLFAEHARQLEIGGRYVTITGCYNDVTGGRSKAVSQIDQHYTCNIHPRSQYFKAMQANNLVPISVIDLTAATIPYWELREKSSVATGVEAPFLQAYREGSFHYLLIAADRI from the coding sequence ATGACCACAGTCCAGCCACGGAACACCGAGTACGGCAAGCCGGTGCTGCGCAGCGACTACCAGCGCTCGGTGGCGGCGTACTGGAATGCCGAGGAGGACCCGGTCAACCTTCGGCTGGGCGATGTCGACGGCCTCTACCACCACCACTACGGCCTCGGCGACTACGACCCCGCGGTACTGGAAACCCCGGCGGCGCAACGGGATCAGGCCATCATCGACGAGATGCACCGGCTGGAGACCGCGCAGGCCGAGGTGCTGCTGGACCACCTCGGCGATGTCCGGCCCGGTGACAGGCTGCTGGACGCGGGCTGTGGCCGCGGTGGCAGCAGCATCATGGCCAACCTGCGCTTCGGCTGCGAGGTCGACGGCGTCTCCATCTCGCAGAAGCAGGTGGACTTCGCCAACGAGCAGGCGCGCAAGCGCGGAGTGGCCGACCGGGTGCGGTACCACTTCAAGAACATGCTCGACACCGGGTTCGAGACGGCCTCCCGCAAGGCCATCTGGAACAACGAGAGCACCATGTACGTGGACCTGCACCAGCTCTTCGCCGAGCACGCCAGGCAGCTGGAGATCGGCGGCCGCTACGTCACGATCACCGGTTGCTACAACGACGTCACCGGTGGCCGGTCCAAGGCGGTCAGCCAGATCGACCAGCACTACACCTGCAACATCCACCCGCGCAGCCAGTACTTCAAGGCCATGCAGGCCAACAACCTGGTGCCGATCAGCGTGATCGACCTGACCGCGGCCACCATCCCGTACTGGGAGCTGCGGGAGAAGTCCTCGGTGGCCACCGGCGTCGAGGCCCCGTTCCTGCAGGCATACCGCGAGGGCAGCTTCCACTACCTGCTCATCGCGGCCGATCGGATCTGA
- a CDS encoding family 2 encapsulin nanocompartment cargo protein terpene cyclase, producing the protein MSDTVATETVPASSLAGPSGLGTSAARIASVFGKVPAPAPAPEVTPAPVPVAAAGGGDPAYAVRSWGDGSYSPLYVPMVERINPALGQEVDDRLVSWAEECGFSEPESELMGKAGFGRLAMLTHTDTEDPDQLLIAAKLNAAWWAADDLYADSTEHGAVPTELPFRLTLAMAAMDPVPPAGEFTPPLEEKIASERVLVALRSATAYLAGRSTPAVVHRSNYSTFSMFVSWTAYAAWRHTGEYPTAWEYLTARQHDNFYTSMTLIDAVGGYEVTANVYYAPDVREAAFQAGVAAVLVNDLFSVAKDAADEVPVCNMVLQIAADRGCSIAEATEATVELHNQIVRDFEAAHQRLAAVPSPELQRFLRGLRAWMGGGFEWHATNPRYHS; encoded by the coding sequence ATGAGCGACACAGTCGCCACCGAGACGGTCCCGGCCAGTTCGCTGGCCGGGCCGTCCGGCCTGGGCACCTCAGCGGCTCGCATCGCCAGCGTGTTCGGCAAGGTCCCGGCGCCCGCGCCGGCGCCGGAGGTCACGCCGGCGCCCGTCCCGGTGGCGGCGGCCGGCGGCGGTGATCCGGCCTACGCCGTGCGGTCCTGGGGAGATGGCAGCTACTCCCCGCTGTACGTGCCGATGGTGGAGCGGATCAACCCCGCGCTCGGCCAGGAGGTGGACGACCGGCTGGTGAGCTGGGCCGAGGAGTGCGGGTTCTCCGAGCCGGAGAGCGAGCTGATGGGCAAGGCCGGGTTCGGCAGGCTGGCCATGCTCACCCACACCGACACCGAGGACCCGGACCAGCTGCTGATCGCGGCGAAGCTGAACGCGGCCTGGTGGGCCGCCGACGACCTCTACGCGGACAGCACCGAGCACGGGGCGGTGCCCACCGAGCTGCCGTTCCGGCTCACCCTGGCGATGGCGGCGATGGACCCGGTGCCGCCTGCCGGGGAGTTCACCCCGCCGCTGGAAGAGAAGATCGCCTCCGAGCGGGTGCTGGTGGCGCTGCGCTCGGCCACCGCCTACCTGGCCGGTCGCAGCACGCCCGCGGTGGTGCACCGGTCCAACTACTCGACCTTCTCCATGTTCGTCAGCTGGACCGCCTACGCGGCCTGGCGGCACACCGGGGAGTACCCGACCGCGTGGGAGTACCTGACCGCGCGGCAGCACGACAACTTCTACACCTCGATGACGCTGATCGACGCGGTCGGCGGCTACGAGGTGACCGCGAACGTCTACTACGCCCCGGATGTGCGCGAGGCCGCGTTCCAGGCCGGGGTGGCCGCCGTGCTGGTCAACGACCTGTTCTCGGTGGCCAAGGACGCCGCGGACGAGGTGCCGGTGTGCAACATGGTGCTGCAGATCGCCGCCGACCGGGGCTGCTCGATCGCCGAGGCCACCGAGGCCACGGTGGAGCTGCACAACCAGATCGTCCGGGACTTCGAGGCCGCGCACCAGCGCCTGGCGGCCGTGCCCTCGCCTGAGCTGCAACGGTTCCTGCGCGGGCTGCGGGCCTGGATGGGCGGCGGCTTCGAATGGCACGCCACCAACCCGAGATACCACAGCTAG